One genomic window of Lepeophtheirus salmonis chromosome 5, UVic_Lsal_1.4, whole genome shotgun sequence includes the following:
- the LOC121117376 gene encoding protein bric-a-brac 2 has translation MDASGGSKMANYSRNNNHSSELSKTPEDQQQLCLKWADYQSNLTNVFDSLLQQEAFVDVTISTEAGKSLKCHKVVLSACSAYFQNLFVENPCQHPIVILRDVEWRELCHIIEYMYKGQIHVGPGDLSPLLRSAESLQIRGLVDLIRPLEEGIDSSRIGVKRRRLSNSASSKSPSSSRPFTSPKNHCSVSSGSTNLNNNNEPISSPPISPQHSSLLRDSAAVAAVPLSSPNEEQGSSFGRSGASGANAEDMVDVKPGIMEMIQEEQRAKMLEASQLTHNWMAAAAAAAAASTSTSPQDNNNVSYQYQLQSMWQKCWNTNTAAAAANMLQQAGVRYRERGPMKSWRPETMAEAIWSVLQEGLSLSQAARKHDIPYPTFVLYANRVHNMLGPSRNGGSPALGELRPKGRGRPQRILLGNWPESHVRQVIRAVVFREGGLSNISEDSFLLPPRSGEEELHSGASSSGIRPPSTHSERGEYSPPRKVTHTPPPTTPSSTSTSETLHNQLKSLYGQHSSSPKSLMAAVAAMGVLSVSSL, from the exons atggaCGCTTCAGGAGGATCCAA AATGGCAAATTATAGCAGGAATAACAACCATTCAAGCGAGTTGTCCAAAACGCCAGAGGATCAACAACAGTTGTGTCTCAAATGGGCAGACTATCAATCTAATCTAACCAACGTCTTTGATTCACTACTTCAACAAGAAGCCTTTGTTGATGTGACAATCTCCACAGAGGCTGGAAAGTCTCTCAAATGCCATAAAGTTGTTCTTTCTGCATGTTCTGCTTATTTTCAA AATCTCTTTGTTGAGAACCCTTGTCAACACCCAATCGTCATTCTCCGTGATGTGGAATGGAGAGAGCTCTGTCACATCATTGAATACATGTACAAAGGTCAAATCCATGTGGGTCCTGGGGACTTGAGTCCACTACTCCGCTCAGCAGAGTCTCTACAAATCCGTGGGCTTGTGGATTTAATACGTCCTCTCGAAGAGGGAATTGATAGCTCCAGGATTGGAGTCAAGAGACGAAGACTCTCCAACTCTGCCTCGTCCAAATCACCTTCTTCTTCACGTCCCTTCACATCACCCAAAAATCATTGTTCTGTATCCAGTGGTAGTACAAATctcaacaacaacaatgaaCCCATTAGCAGTCCACCCATATCTCCACAGCATTCTAGTCTATTAAGGGACTCTGCAGCTGTCGCAGCAGTACCTCTCAGCAGTCCAAATGAGGAACAGGGTTCCTCTTTTGGAAGGAGCGGAGCCTCTGGGGCTAATGCTGAAGATATGGTAGATGTCAAACCCGGAATAATGGAAATGATTCAAGAGGAACAGAGG gcAAAAATGTTGGAGGCATCGCAGCTTACGCATAATTGGATGGCAGCGGCAGCAGCAGCTGCTGCAGCATCTACTTCTACGTCACCTCAAG ATAATAACAATGTGAGTTATCAGTATCAACTCCAATCTATGTGGCAAAAATGTTGGAACACCAACACCGCAGCAGCTGCAGCAAACATGTTACAACAAGCTGGAGTACGTTATCGCGAAAGAGGTCCCATGAAATCCTGGCGTCCGGAAACCATGGCGGAAGCAATATGGTCCGTCCTTCAAGAAGGTCTTTCTCTCAGTCAAGCTGCTCGTAAACATGACATCCCATATCCCACATTTGTACTCTATGCAAACCGAGTTCACAATATGCTCGGTCCCTCAAGAAATGGGGGATCCCCGGCTCTCGGAG AACTTCGACCCAAAGGAAGAGGACGTCCTCAGCGCATCCTTTTGGGAAATTGGCCCGAGAGTCACGTCCGTCAAGTCATACGAGCCGTGGTTTTTAGAGAAGGAGGactttcaaatatttcagaGGACTCTTTTTTACTTCCACCTCGATCTGGTGAAGAAGAGCTTCATAGTGGAGCCTCTTCCTCGGGAATTCGGCCTCCATCCACTCATTCAGAGCGTGGTGAATATTCTCCGCCTCGAAAAGTAACACACACTCCCCCACCGACAACTCCTTCCTCTACGTCTACTTCAGAAACTCTACATAATCAACTCAAATCCCTCTACGGGCAGCATTCCTCCTCACCCAAGAGCTTGATGGCTGCTGTGGCAGCCATGGGGGTCCTCTCAGTGAGCTCATTATGA